GCCGTAGTTGAAAAACTGGTTTATGGTGACGATGGTATTCTCGCGGGCATTAAAGAAGGTTCTGTACTGGTTGATTTTGGTACATCAATTCCTTCATCTACGCGAAAAATTGGTGCAGACCTTGCGGCAAAAGGCGCAGGTATGATTGATGCCCCACTCGGCCGTACTCCTGCTCACGCTAAAGACGGTTTACTCAACATCATGGCAGCTGGCGATCTTGAGACCTTTAATAAGGTTAAACCAGTATTAGACGAGCAAGGCGAAAACGTATTCCATTTAGGTGCATTAGGCGCAGGTCACACGACTAAGCTAATCAACAACTTTATGGGTATGACTACCGTTTGTGCTATGTCTCAAGCCTTTGCTGTTGCAGATCTTGCTGGTGTTGACCGTGCGCAACTGTTCGACATCATGTCAGCGGGTCCATCTAACTCACCGTTCATGAAATTCTGTAAAAACTATGCAGTAGACGGTGTAAGCGATTTAGGCTTCTCTATTGCTAACGCTAACAAAGATCTTGGCTACTTCTTAAAAATGGTAGAAGACTTAGGCACAGAATCTAAAATTGCTGAAGGTTCATCTGCTAATCTACAAGCTGCATTTGACGCGGGTTTAGGTAACGGCAATGTACCTGAGATATTTGACTACTTTGTAAAACTAGCCAAGTAATTCATAAAGCTGAGTGAATAAAACCTTTTCATCTGTGACGATTGCAGATGAAAAGGTCTATATCAAAACTAAAGCCAAAACTTAAACTAAAGCCATAACTAAAACTAAAACTAAAACTATCATTAAGACTCTACATTACCCTTCGCTACATAACCTTTCACTGAAGCACTTTTAACTTCACTACTTTTAACTACACCATTCTACACTACACTTCTGTTGATTAAAAAAGTCACTCTGTATAAAGTCATTCGGTATAAGTGTTATTACCGCTACGACTACCGCTAACGTCTACAGTATCGATTTCAATACTCATCAACACTTAGACTTTATTTCCCGTGTAACACCAATGCATGCTGGTTAAACATAATATAATCGCAGACTTCAATATCCATGAGTGCATGAAAACACCAACTGATTTGCCGGACGATTACAGCCATCACTTCTTCTGTATTGATATTATTTAACAATGGATCAGGACCATTGCCTCTATCTAGTCATGTATGTCGACAACGGTTGTTTCAAATCTCACTCAGATTAAGTCACACTCAGATTAAGTCACACTCAGATTAAGTCACCATTTTATTATTATCACTAATGGTCAATACTAGTCGGTTGCTCTAAATATAATGTTGTCTAAATGTGTTCTCAAATCCACACTTATGTAGCGGTAGATTAAACTCACGATATTGTTTTTACGTTAAACAGATAAGGGTAATCTAACAAAAAACCGAGCGCCACAGCCGGGTTCGGAGCGATAGTCAATGCTTCCGTTCATTGCTTCAACAAGCTCCTTACAAAGGGCTAAGCCTAAACCCGTGCCTCCTTTCACTTTAGAGCTGCTTGCATCTGCTTGCGAAAACTTTGCAAATATTTTGCTCTTAAAATCTTCAGGGATTCCGGCTCCTTGGTCTTGTACAGCAATTTCAATTTCATCAGAAGTGAGAGTCGCAGACAATATTACACTCCCCGATTCGGGAGAAAATTTAACCGCATTGGATAGAAAATTAGTCAGAATTTGTAACAGACGATGCTCATCAACATATACAAATAACTCATCTATTTGCTTATCTACATGTAACGCCAAAGTGATTTTATGCAGGTCTGCGTATGGTTGATGATCATTGATAGCTCTTTGTAAAAGTGGAACTACATTTAATCGTTTCATTTCAAACAACATTTTACCAGCAGCCAGTTTTTCAATATCTAATAAGTCATTGATCAAACGACTAAGCTGCTTGCAGTTACTGCTCGCAATCTCAACCAACTTCTCCGCTTTTGCAGGTAGTGTGACCAACTTACCAGACTGCAATAAACTTAATGCGCCATAAATTGATGTTAACGGAGTGCGAAGCTCATGACTCACAGTTGAAATGAATTCATCTTTAATTTTCTGTAATGTCATCCGCTCGGTAATATCTTGCACAGAACCTATCATTATCTTATCCGGATTCTGATCTTCGGCAACCAGCTGTCCTAATTCATGTACCCAGCGAACATCCCCATTAGGGCGGATGATTCGGTAAACTTCGTTAACAATACCTGTCGAACGAGTCTGCTGCTCATTTTTAAGCACTTTATCGATATCGTCAGGATGAACAGCATTTTTAAACAATGTAGAACTCGGCACCACATCTTCAGCGTTAAACCCAAAAATTTGATAAATAATAGGTGACCACCAAAATGTTCCATGCTCAAGCGATGCATGCCAATAACCAATTTTGGCTTGCTCACTCGCTAAATCAAGACTTTGCTGAGTAACATTCA
The nucleotide sequence above comes from Shewanella sp. Arc9-LZ. Encoded proteins:
- a CDS encoding NAD(P)-dependent oxidoreductase, which codes for MTKPVIGFIGLGLMGGNMVENLQNRGYQLNVMDLNKEAVATCVARGAKTVTTAKELAASSDIVMLCLTTSAVVEKLVYGDDGILAGIKEGSVLVDFGTSIPSSTRKIGADLAAKGAGMIDAPLGRTPAHAKDGLLNIMAAGDLETFNKVKPVLDEQGENVFHLGALGAGHTTKLINNFMGMTTVCAMSQAFAVADLAGVDRAQLFDIMSAGPSNSPFMKFCKNYAVDGVSDLGFSIANANKDLGYFLKMVEDLGTESKIAEGSSANLQAAFDAGLGNGNVPEIFDYFVKLAK